Part of the Clostridium sporogenes genome, ATCACTACATTTTATTGAAGGTTTAAATTTAAAAGGAGGAAAGTATGTTATTTAAAAAAGAGCATGAACTTTTAAGAAAATCCGTAAGGGATTTTGTAGATAGGGAATTAAAAGATATTCCAGAAGAAGTTGATACTGAAGGGAAATTACCTAAAGAGTTATTACAAAAACTTGCACAATATAAATTTATAAGTCCTGTAATACCTAAGGAATATGGTGGAGCTGGAGCAGACTATGTATCATACTGCATAATAATGGAAGAAATCAGTAAAAGATGCGCATCTACTGGAACTTTTATAACAGCAGGAGCATCATTGGTAGCATTACCTTTACTTAATTTTGGAACAGATGAGCAAAAAGAAAAATATTTAAAACCTCTTGCTAAAGGTGAATATATTGGATCCTTTGGACTTACAGAACCAGGAGCAGGATCTGACGCTGGTGCTGGCCAAACTACAGCAGTTTTAGAGGGAGATCATTATATTTTAAATGGAAGAAAAACATTCATTACAAATGCACCTATTTGTGACTTTGCTATAGTAACAGCAATGACAGAAAAAGGTAAGGGATCAAGGGGAATTTCAGCCTTTATAGTTGAAAGTAGTTGGGACGGATTTTCAACAGGTGCTCATGAAAACAAAATGGGAATTAGAGGAACTGAAACAGCGGATTTAATATTTGAAAATGTAAAAGTTCCTAAAGAAAATCTTATTGGAAAAGAAGGTAAAGGATTTAAGATAGCTTTAAATACTCTTGATGTTGGCAGAATCGGAGTAGCAGCTCAAGCTCTTGGAATAGCTCAAGGGGCTTTAGACGAAGCTGTAAAATATGTTAAGGAAAGAGTTCAATTTGGTAGACCTTTAGCAAAATTCCAAAATACTCAATTTACAATTGCAGATATGGAAACTAAGGTTCAAGCTGCTAGATGGCTTGTGTATGATGCCGCAGAAAAGAAAGATAATGGTATAAATCCAGGGGTTGAATCTGCAATGGCTAAATATTATGCAGCAGAAATTGCAAATGAAGTAGCTTACAAAGCATTACAATTACATGGTGGATATGGATTTATGAAAGATTATCCAATAGAAAGAATGTATAGAGATGCTAGAATTACATCTATATATGAAGGTACATCTCAAGTTCAGCAAATGGTTATTGCTGCAAAAGCTCTTAAATAGTTATATATTGAGAAATAAACAAAATTGGAGGTTAAGAATTTGAGGATAGTAGTATGCGTTAAGCAAGTTCCAGATACAACAGAAGTAAAGATAGATCCTAAAACAGGAACATTAATAAGAGAAGGTGTTCCAAGTATATTAAATCCAGATGATGCAAATGCACTTGAGGAAGCTTTAAAAATGAAAGACAAAGATGAAAATGTAACTGTGTCAGTGGTTTCAATGGGACCACCTCAAGCAGATGTTATGTTAAGAGAATGCCTTGCAATGGGAGCAGATGAGGCTTATTTAGTAAGTGATAGAGCCTTTGCAGGTTCTGATACATGGGCTACTTCAAAGGTTATTGCATCAGCAATTAGAAAGATCGGAAACTATGATATTATATTCGCGGGAAGACAAGCTATAGATGGAGATACAGCACAGGTTGGACCACAAATTTCAGAAAAATTAGGTATCCCACAGGTTACTTATGTACAAGACTTTAAAATGGAAGGGGACAAAATAACAGTACAAAGACAGCTAGAGGATGGATATGAAATAATTAGGGTTAAAAAACCTGCTCTTTTAACAGCTGTAAGTTCCCTTAATGAGCCTAGATATATGGCTGTGGACAAAATATTTGATGCCTATAAAAAGGAAATAAAAGTTTTAACTATAGATGATTTAGATATAGAAAAAGAAGGAGTAGGTCTTAAGGCTTCTCCAACTAAAGTGTTTAGATCCTTTACTCCAGCACCTAAAGGTAAGGGTGTTATGCTAGAAGGATCAACAGAAGAAGTTGTTGAAAAATTGGTTGTAAGTTTGAAACAAAAGCATATTATATAAAAATGATCGGAGGGTAATATGGATATAAAAAAAGATTTAAGTAGTTATAAAAATGTCTGGGTAATCGCAGAACAAAGACAGGGAAAAATAACTCCTGTAGTTATAGAGTTATTAGGAGAAGGTAGAAAAATAGCTAATGATATTGGAGTAGAATTGTGCGCAGTTTTACTTGGATATAATGTTGATAATTTAGCAGATGAATTAATAAAGTTTGGAGCAGACAAAGTTTATTATGCAAATGATCCATTATTAGAGAAATATACTACTGACGGATATGCAAAGGTTATAGTTGATGCAGTAAATGATATTAAACCAGAAATTGTGCTAATTGGTGCAACTCATATAGGAAGAGATTTGGCTCCTAGAATAGCATCAAACTTGGATACTGGGTTAACAGCTGACTGCACTAAGTTAGAAGTAGATCCAGAGGATAAAAAACTTAAACAAACTCGTCCAGCTTTCGGAGGAAATATCATGGCTACAATAATATGCCCTGATAATAGACCTCAAATGTCTACAGTAAGACCAGGAGTTATGGATAAAGCTGTAAAGGATGAAAATAGAAAGGGTCAAATCTTAAAATTAAGTGCAGATTTAATTAAGGATGATATAAGAACAGAAGTAGTTGAAATAGTTAAATCTAAAAAAGAGTTAGTATCCTTAACAGATGCAAACTTTATTGTATCTGGGGGACTTGGCCTTGGAAATCCTGATGGGTTTAAATTATTAAAACAATTAGCTGATAGATTAGGGGGAGTGGTTGGATCTTCTCGTGCGGCTGTAGATGCTGGCTGGATTGAAAATTCACATCAAGTAGGGCAAACAGGAACAACTGTAAAACCAACAGTTTATATAGCTTGCGGTATTTCAGGAGCTATACAACATTTAGCTGGTATGCA contains:
- the acdB gene encoding putative isocaproyl-CoA dehydrogenase AcdB; this translates as MLFKKEHELLRKSVRDFVDRELKDIPEEVDTEGKLPKELLQKLAQYKFISPVIPKEYGGAGADYVSYCIIMEEISKRCASTGTFITAGASLVALPLLNFGTDEQKEKYLKPLAKGEYIGSFGLTEPGAGSDAGAGQTTAVLEGDHYILNGRKTFITNAPICDFAIVTAMTEKGKGSRGISAFIVESSWDGFSTGAHENKMGIRGTETADLIFENVKVPKENLIGKEGKGFKIALNTLDVGRIGVAAQALGIAQGALDEAVKYVKERVQFGRPLAKFQNTQFTIADMETKVQAARWLVYDAAEKKDNGINPGVESAMAKYYAAEIANEVAYKALQLHGGYGFMKDYPIERMYRDARITSIYEGTSQVQQMVIAAKALK
- the etfB gene encoding electron transfer flavoprotein subunit beta: MRIVVCVKQVPDTTEVKIDPKTGTLIREGVPSILNPDDANALEEALKMKDKDENVTVSVVSMGPPQADVMLRECLAMGADEAYLVSDRAFAGSDTWATSKVIASAIRKIGNYDIIFAGRQAIDGDTAQVGPQISEKLGIPQVTYVQDFKMEGDKITVQRQLEDGYEIIRVKKPALLTAVSSLNEPRYMAVDKIFDAYKKEIKVLTIDDLDIEKEGVGLKASPTKVFRSFTPAPKGKGVMLEGSTEEVVEKLVVSLKQKHII
- a CDS encoding electron transfer flavoprotein subunit alpha/FixB family protein: MDIKKDLSSYKNVWVIAEQRQGKITPVVIELLGEGRKIANDIGVELCAVLLGYNVDNLADELIKFGADKVYYANDPLLEKYTTDGYAKVIVDAVNDIKPEIVLIGATHIGRDLAPRIASNLDTGLTADCTKLEVDPEDKKLKQTRPAFGGNIMATIICPDNRPQMSTVRPGVMDKAVKDENRKGQILKLSADLIKDDIRTEVVEIVKSKKELVSLTDANFIVSGGLGLGNPDGFKLLKQLADRLGGVVGSSRAAVDAGWIENSHQVGQTGTTVKPTVYIACGISGAIQHLAGMQESDIIVAINKNESAPIFEVADYGIVGDLYDVVPKLLELLDDDDRITKLFEQSKIV